The Armatimonadota bacterium nucleotide sequence ACCGTGGCGGACAAAGAGGTCAGGAACGTCCTCTACATGACCCCCTACGGTCCCATGACCTGGCCGGTGTGGATCTGGGGCATCCTGGCGCTGGTCTTCTGCTACCTGGGCTCAGTCCTGCCCATCTGGCGGTTCGCCCAGCCCGTCAACTACGTCTCCTTCTGGCTGGTGATCGCTGGCATCATCGGGGCCATCATCGGCATCTTCATCACCCGGCCGGGCTTTGCGGACTTCCCCGCCTTCACCGGCTTCTACGCGGTAGGCGTACTGGCGCCCGGCGTTGCCACCCCGCTGTGGCCCATCATCTTCGTCACCATCGCCTGCGGGGCCATCTCCGGCTGGCACAGTCTGGTGACCACCTCCGGGACCTCGCGGCAACTGGAGCGGGAGACCGACACGCTTCCGGTGACCGCCGGGGCCATGTACACTGAGGCGATCCTGGCCGTCCTGTCCCTGACCTTCGCCGTGGCCGGGTTTGGTGGTTTCGCCGGCTACAAGGAGGCGCTGGCCCGGGGCGGCGGGGCGGTCTTTGCCGGAGGGATGGCCAAGTTCCTCAACGTGCTGGGTGTGCCCACGGACTTCGGAGCGGCCTTCGGCTCCATCTTCCTGGTGATTATGGCCCTGACGGTGATGCAGCTGGTCCTGCGCTTCATGCGCATCGCCAGCGCCGAGCTCCTGGGCGACCGGGTGCCCGCCTTCCGCAACCCGCACTTCGGCTCCGTCATCGCCATCCTGTTCACCCTGCTGATCCTGTGGACCGGGTTCTGGGCGCGCATCTGGATCCTGTTCGGTGGGTCCAACCAGCTCTTCGCCGGCCTGGCCCTGATGCTGGTCTCCATCTGGCTGGCCAACCAGGGGAAGACGTACCGGTGGGTGGCCTACCCGGCCGTCTTCATGTACGTGACCACGGTGGCCGCCCTGCTGGTCACCGGGTGGGTCAGCCTGCAGGCGGCGCTCAAGCCCGGCCTGGCGGCGCCCTTTGTCTTCGGCAACCTGGTGGCGGCGGCCATCGCCTTCGCGCTGGTGGTCCTGGCGGTGATCCTGGCCGTTGACGGCCTGCGGTCGTTCCAGCGGGCGCGGCTGCAGCCCGCTGCGGCGACCTAGTATAGTAGCAGTGGGGGAGGGGTGGCCCGCCCCTCCCCCGCAGGAGGGATGCGGATGCCCACCCTCGAGGTGGTTACACCCACGCTGACGTACTTCTTCCACTGCGCCCACTGCGAGACGGCCCTGAGCGTGGCGGGGGTGGGGCAGGTGGTGCACGACCAGGAGATCAACGAGTACCCGGAGGACCTCAAGGAGCAGTACCTGCAGCTTTGCGATTGGATCCGTGCCCTAGCCGCCCGGCATGCGGGGAGGCTGCGGGTGCGCATCGTGGACGCGTACTCCCCCCGGGGTTTGTGGATGGCCCTGCGCCACCGCGCCCGCACCTTTCCCCTCTTCGTCCTGGACGGCCGGCGCATCGCCGCCGGGGCCGACCTGGCCAGTGTGGCGGCGTTGCTGCGGGAGCGGTTCGTCCCCCAGGCGGGAGAGCCGCA carries:
- a CDS encoding carbon starvation CstA family protein, whose amino-acid sequence is MTALMLVVAIIAVWIGYRAYSARMDRYVLQADPNRATPAKLYQDGVDFMPASGSVLYGYQFKSIAALGPIVGPIVAAQWGWLPALLWLILGVLFIGWVQDYTTSMMAMRSEGMTMGGLSYKLVSPRARSILLSFLYFYLLLIMGAFGAIVAGLLANPKVPIGFIIVTLAGVLAGHMTYRLKRDLVSTTIITVIIAFIGVYLGQTGALSRITEWFNGLVGYTTTVADKEVRNVLYMTPYGPMTWPVWIWGILALVFCYLGSVLPIWRFAQPVNYVSFWLVIAGIIGAIIGIFITRPGFADFPAFTGFYAVGVLAPGVATPLWPIIFVTIACGAISGWHSLVTTSGTSRQLERETDTLPVTAGAMYTEAILAVLSLTFAVAGFGGFAGYKEALARGGGAVFAGGMAKFLNVLGVPTDFGAAFGSIFLVIMALTVMQLVLRFMRIASAELLGDRVPAFRNPHFGSVIAILFTLLILWTGFWARIWILFGGSNQLFAGLALMLVSIWLANQGKTYRWVAYPAVFMYVTTVAALLVTGWVSLQAALKPGLAAPFVFGNLVAAAIAFALVVLAVILAVDGLRSFQRARLQPAAAT